In the genome of Actinobacillus lignieresii, the window GGTAAAAACGTTAAGCAATATGCGTGAGTTGAAAGGTCCGCAGTTCTTACATATTCGTACCAAAAAAGGTAAAGGCTACGAACCGGCGGAAAATGATCCGATCGGTTATCACGGCGTACCTAAATTTGACCCGACGTGCGGACAATTACCGAAATCAAAAACGATTCCGACCTATTCGGATATTTTCGGTAATTGGTTATGCGAAATGGCAGAGCAAGACAGCAAGTTAATCGGGATTACACCGGCAATGCGCGAAGGTTCGGGTATGGTTGAATTTTCAAAACGCTTCCCGGAGCAATACTTTGATGTTGCAATTGCCGAACAGCATGCGGTCACTTTCGGCACCGGTTTGGCGATTGCCGGTTATAAGCCGGTGGTGGCGATTTATTCGAGTTTCTTGCAACGTGCTTATGATCAGCTGATTCACGATGTGGCGATTCAAAATTTACCGGTGATCTTTGCGATTGACCGAGCCGGGATTGTCGGTGCAGACGGGCAGACTCACCAAGGTGCGTTTGACGTGAGTTTTATGCGCTGTATCCCGAATATGACGATTATGTGTCCGTCGGACGAAAATGAAATGCGTCAAATGCTTTATACGGCTTATCGTATGAATACGCCGACAGCGGTACGTTATCCGAGAGGTAATGCTCAAGGCGTGGCGTTAGCACCGATGCAAGCGCTTGAAGTCGGTAAAGGTAAATTGATTCAGCAAGGGCAAAAAGTGGCGATCCTAAATTTTGGTCCATTGCTAAATGAAGCGCGTATCGTGGCGGAAAAATATAACTACACACTAGCGGATATGCGTTTTGTGAAACCGCTTGACGAACAATTAGTCGCGGAATTAGCGGATTCGCATGAATTATTGGTGACTTTGGAAGAAAACGCGATTCAAGGCGGCGCAGGCAGTGCGGTAAATGAATATTTACAAAAAATCGGTAAAATTCGACCGCTTGTTATGCTTGGTATTCCTGATTTCTTCGTGCCACAAGCGACCCAAGCGGAAAGCTATGCGGATTTAGGCTTAGATGCGGCAGGCATTGAGCAGAGAATTCAAGCGGTAGTCAATCAATAAACAAAAAAGCTCATCTTATCAAGATGAGCTTTTTTATAACGCAAGCGGTTTAATTTTTTATATTTCTTGCAAAAAAGGAGAAAAATCCCACCGCTTAGGATATTAAAAAAGTGCGTATTAAACGCACTTTTTTTACTTTATATGGTTGTCTATTAGCCGTTGTATTTTTGGAATACTAAGCAAGCGTTCGTACCGCCGAAGCCGAAGCTGTTTGACATTACAGTTGTAAGTGCTTTGTCTTGACGCTCGGTCACGATATTTAAGCCTTCCGCTTGTTCGTCTAAGGTTTCGATGTTAATGCTTGGAGCGATAAAGCCGTTCTCTAACATTAATAACGAGTAGATTGCTTCGTGTGCGCCTGCAGCCCCTAAAGAGTGACCCGTCATTGATTTGGTCGATGAAATCGCCGGGCTCTTATCACCGAATACGTTTTTAATTGCACCTAATTCTTTTACATCGCCGACTGGTGTAGAAGTACCGTGTACGTTAATGTATTCCACTTCGCCGTTTACCGTTGCTAACGCTTGTTTCATACAACGTTCCGCACCTTCACCGCTTGGCGCAACCATATCGTAACCGTCAGAAGTCGCACCGTAACCTACGATTTCCGCATAGATTTTCGCACCGCGCGCAAGAGCGTGTTCTAATTCTTCAACGACAACCACCGCACCGCCGCCTGCGATAACGAAACCGTCACGGTTTGCGTCGTAAGCACGGCTTGCTTTAGTCGGGTTATCGTTATATTTGGTTGAAACCGCACCCATCGCATCGAATTCGGTTGCGCATTCCCAGGAAAGTTCTTCCGCACCGCCGGCAAATACTACGTCTTGTTTACCTAATTGGATTAATTCCATTGCATGGCCGATACAGTGAGCGGAAGTCGCACATGCCGAGCTGATTGAGTAGTTTACGCCGCGGATTTTATACGGGGTCGCTAAACATGCCGATACGCTTGACGCCATCGTTTTAGTTACCGCATAAGGACCGACCGCTTTCACGCCGCGCGGGCCGCGTACCGCATCGCAAGCCACTAATTGGCTGTGTGCCGAACCGGTACCCGCACCGATAACTAAACCGGTACGATCGTTTGAAACTTGATCTTCGCTTAAACCTGAATCTTCGATTGCTTCTTTCATTGAAAGGTAAGCGTAAGCGGCGGCATCACCCATAAAACGATAAACCTTGCGATCGATTAATTCCGCCGGATTTAATTTGATTGTGCCGGCAACTTGGCTGCGCATGCCTACTTCGGCAAATTCAGGAACGAATTCAATACCTGATTTACCTTCTTTTAATGAAGCTAAAACTTCTTCTTTATTGTTACCGATACTAGAAATAACGCCTAAACCAGTGATAACGACTCTTTTCATTTTGTTTCCTTCATCAGATTGATTTCGTAAGATATTAGATTCAGCTTACACTTGTTCGCTAAAGTAAGCTACTAAAACTTGTTTATTTTACATGATTTTAGGACTGGTCTGAACTCTTTTCGTCATTGTTTCAAGTCTGATCCGAGCTGTTTTTTAGAATTTTTGCGAGATGTCAAAACTAATTCGGCTGCTATCTTTACTTTTTTTAGCAAAATGTTACATTGATCACATTTTTATGTGGTAAGGGAGTAAATGTGAAAACGTTACAGTTATCAACAAATACGGTAAATCATCATTTACCCGATACTTCCTTTTCAAAAAAGATTGATTGGGCGTCGCATTTATCTTGGGGAATCTCTCGTGTCGATGCTTTGGATCATTTCAGAACACAACGCGCTTTAGCGGCAAATAGCCCGCAGTTTCAGCATGTTTTCTCATTATTACCGCTTTTAATTCATACCAATTTGCCCGAATTGCCGGCATATATAAAAAACGCACCGAGCGGTATCGCCGCTTTTGAACTTTCCGAATATCAGGCAAATTATCTTTCCGAATTATCGTTGTCGCATTTAGCGATTCGAAATTCCGCCGATCTTGTTGCGTTTGACGGGCTTTATTCGATGGGAAGCACCGGTACGATTACGCAAACCAGTTTGTCCGATATCGATTTATGGCTTTGTTATTCCGACCGTTTAAACGCTTTGGAGTATCAATTAGTAGAGCAGAAGTTGGACAAAATCAAACAATGGGCGAAACGTCTCGGGGTGGACATCAGCTTCTATTTAATGAATCCGGCGCATTTTAAGGCGCATTTATATCATAGCGACGTAAACGAAGAGCATAGCGGCTCGGCACAACATTACTTCTTATTGGACGAATTTTATCGTTCGGCGATTCGTTTAGCCGGTAAGCGATTGCTTTGGTTACATTTGCCCGACGGGCTATACCGACAATATCTGTCTTCAGCCGAATTTAATCCGGCGGAATGGATTGATTTCGGTGATTTTTCATCGCTTTCGACCGGTGAATTTTTCGGTGCAAGCCTTTGGCAGTTGTATAAAGGGATCGAATATCCGTATAAATCTGCAATTAAGATTTTATTACTGGAAAGTTATGCGGACACTTATCCGAATACGAATTTGATCTCAAAACAGTTCAAGCAAAAATTGTTAGCCGTGCAAACGGTCGAATATCATTTTGATCCTTATTTGGCGATGTTGGAGCAGGTCACGGATTATTTGAGCAAGCGTAAAGAAATGTTGCGGTTATCCCGTTTAAGAATGTGCTTTTACGTTAAGGCAAGCGAGGGGGAATCTCGCGAAACTTGGCGCACTCAAGCTCTGAGAGAGCTCATTGAAGGGTGGAATTGGAATCTGCAAGAGCTTAATTTATTGGATAATCGTCAGAATTGGAAAATTAAGCAAGCGGTCACTCATCAGCAAATTATTGTCGAGCAGCTGTTGCAGAGTTATCGAAATTTAATTCAATTCGCCCGAAAATTTCATATCGATCCGAGCATTTTAGCCAGTGATATTGATATTTTAATGCGAAAATTATATTCGGTGTTTGAAATGGCGCCGGGTAAAGTTCCGTTAATTAATCCTCAAATTTCCGAGAATTTGGCGGAAAGTGCGGTGACTTTTATTGAAGTACGGGAAGGATCTGCGATGCAAGCGGGCTGGTATATGATCAATCAAGCACCGAGAAGTCCTTATGATCCGGCATTGCGTTATGTAAGACAGGCGAAAAATTTAACTAAACTGGTTGCTTGGGGATACTTTAACGGTGTGATTACGTCTAATACCCAATTGCATTTGGTTAGTCGTAGTTTGGATTTATCTCGGCTGCGTCAATTTATTACCGATTTGCGTTTGTCGTTTCCGGTTAAGGCACCGGAAATGATAGATGACGATTTGTTACACCCGAATGAAATCCGTAGTTTGATTTTAGCGATAAATTTAGTGAAGGACCCGACCCAGAAATTAGAGCCGACCAGACGGGCGGTTCAACCGAGCGATCTCTTTAACTTCGGATCCGCTCAACAAAGTTTGGTCGGTAGCGTGAGTATTATTTATCGTAATTTATGGAATGAAATTAGAACGCAGCACTTTGAAGGCGACGATGCGATTTTAAAAGCCTTGAAGCTGATTTCAAATAAGATTTATCGCAGCTCGGCTTCGCCGCAATCGGTTAATGTTTTTTGTTATAGCCGTCATTTGCGTAGCGAGTTACGTGATTTTATTGCGGAGTTGGTTCATAAGTGCATTACGATTCAAACGGGAACCATTTCACAAAAACAACCGTTAAGTACGTTAAAAGTCGCCGGCAAAATGTGGCAATTCGTATTCGGCAAGCAGAAAGTAGAGATTCAACCGCTGAATGAACAAGCGGTCGAATTTAACCAAGAAATTGCCAATTTGCAAGATGAAGCCGGTATGCGTGCCAAATCGAACTGTGTTTTCCCGAAAGAAATCGATGAATTTGCCAGTGAAGGCTTTTTACAATTTTTCTTTGAGGATAATGCGGACGAGAGCTTTAACGTTTATATTTTAGATGAGAAAAATACTTTGGAAGTTTGTCACGATTGTTTTTGTTCTAAAGAAGAAAAAGTTAAAGAAATCAATCGGATTCATGCCGCTGAAAACAGTAAAGAAAATGCGTCGTTGGAAAGTTTTAACTTCCCTCAGTTTTATCAATTAATTAGCCTAAACAGTAAAACGCGGATAGTTCCTTTCCAAAGCAAACAACATCGACAATATTTGCGGCAAGTTCAACAAGGATAATATGCTTATTACTCAACTGCTAAATTGATGTGCGCATCGAAGTAAACAAGCATGGATTTAGTTATTTTATATTTGGAACCTCAATTTTATGGTGATAGATATCTCTCATTTGGATAATCCGGAATTAGCAAAAATCGTAGCGTTACTCGCTACCAGTATTACGATTGTGCCGTTATTTAAACGTATCGGGCTGGGTAGCGTACTGGGTTATTTAGTAGCAGGATGTCTGATCGGTCCGTCCGTGTTGGGGCTGATTCAAGATCCGCAAGCGGTCGTCCATTTGGCGGAACTCGGTGTCGTGATGTTCCTATTCATTATCGGTTTGGAAATGCACCCGGAGCTATTGTGGAGTATGCGTAAAGCTATTTTCGGAAGAGGCTTCTTACAAGTGGCGACTTGCGGCGTTTTATTGACTTTAACCGGTATCTATATTCTGGGTTTAACTAAAGAAGTGGCGTTTATCGCCAGTGCGGGTTTTACCCTGTCTTCCACCGCGATTGTGATGCAAGTGCTTGAAGATAAAGGGATTGCCAGCACGCAAAAAGGACAGCGCATCGTTTCGACTTTATTATTTGAAGATTTGGCTATCGTGCCTTTGTTGGCGACGATTGCCTTTTTGGCGCCGGAACAAGCGAATGAAGAAAAAACATCCAGCTTAACTTCTATCGGTATTGCGATTGTCGGCATTATTATTTTAGTTGTCGGCAGTAAATGGGTAATGAATCCGCTATTTAGAATGATCTCGAAAGCGAAAGTACGTGAAATGATGACGGCTGCGGCATTATTAGTGGTTCTCGGTGCGGCGTTATTGATGGAAATGAGCGGGCTTTCGATGGCAATGGGAGCGTTCGTTGCCGGAGTTGTTCTGTCCGAATCTTCTTTCCGTCACCAATTGGAAGCGGATATCGAGCCGTTCAGGGGCTTATTGCTCGGGCTGTTTTTTATGGGCGTAGGGATGTCGCTTGATCTGAATTTCGTATTTAACGATTTAATTTGGTTATTAAGTATCGTAGCGGTCTGTGTGTTAGGGAAAGCGTTCGGCGTTTATATCATCGCTTTAATTACACGATTGCCTCATCGCGAAGCCTTGATGCGTACTTCGATTATGAGCCATGGAGGCGAATTTGCATTCGTCCTGTTTTCCGCAGCGGCGGCGGCAGGCTTGTTGGATCAAGATCAACAGGCGACTTTTACCGCAGCGGTGATTGTGTCGATGTTGATTTCTCCGTTAGTGATGTTGCTGATGCAGCGTATGATTGCACGTAAAGCGAGTGCCGAAGCGCCGAATATGATGGAGATTGAAGTGGCGGAAGATCTGGAGAACAGTGTGATTGTGATTGGTTTCGGTCGTTTCAGTCAGATTGTTTGTCAAGCGTTATTGGCGAGAGGTATTACGGTAACGGTGATCGATTCGAGTACCGATCGTATTCGTGCGGCGGCTACCTTCGGCTTTAAAGTGTATTATGGGGACGGTACTCGACTGGACGTGTTGCGAGCAAGCGGATTGGAAAAAGCCGATTGTGTCGTATTGGGTATCAATAATCCGGCGCGTAGCGCATTAATTGTAGAACAAATCAAAAACGAATATCCGCTCACGCCGGTCTTTGCACGAACTTATGACCGCCATAGTGCGATTGAATTAACGAAATTACATGTAGATTTCCAAATTCGTGAAACCTTGGAATCCGCATTGGTATTGAGTAAAGCGGCAATGATGAAATTAGGGGTGGACGAAGTGGAAGCAACCGAAATTGTGGAGAATGTGCGTTTGCTGGATAGAGAGCGTTTTAAAGAAGAACTGATTTACGGCACTTCGGCGGAATTGATTCGTAAATATTTTACGCCGAAGCCGTTTGTTAAGCCGCAACAAGAAGCGGAAGCCTTAAATGAAGATGCGGCGGAAATCTTAGCGGAAGAAGCGGTCGAGTCAAATGCGGAAAGCAAAGAGAAGTAAACGTCTGAAAAATTCGTATTTGATCAAATATCTTAACAACAAAGGGCGAGTTATCGCCCTTTTCGTTTACATAAAGGTAACAAATCTTTATGATTAGCCTTAGTAAAACAAGCGGTTATTTTTAAGATTTTCTTTGTAAAATCAGATGTTATTTATTGAAGTGGGTTCTTATGCTTCCTGAGTTGGGTTATTTTGCGTTAATTTTTGCAGCGGTTGCCGCTGTTTGCCAAGTAGGGCTGTCCTTGTGGGGAGAGATCACTAAGAAAACGGATTTTCTTCGATACAATACGTTGTTGAGCAGCCTGCAAACGGTAGGTTGTTTGTCGTCGTTCGGGATATTGGCTTATGCTTTTTTGAGTGATGATTTTTCGGTGATTTATGTCGCCCAACATTCCAACAGCCAATTACCGGATTTCTTTAAATTTGCGGCGACTTGGGGCGGACACGAAGGCTCAATGCTGTTTTGGCTGACCGCACTGACACTATGGACCAGCGTTTTTTGCATTTTTTCGGATAAATCTGACCGCTTGTTTAATCAGCGAACCTTGGCGGTATTAGGCTTGATTAGCCTAGGATTTATGCTGTTTATTCTTTTGGTTTCCAATCCGTTTGAGCGTAGTTTTCCGCCTCCGCCGGAGGGCAGAGATCTTAACCCGATGTTGCAAGACGTAGGGCTTATCTTCCATCCGCCTTTACTTTATTTAGGTTATGTCGGTTTTGCGGTAAGCTTTGCAATGGTCGTGGCGGCATTAATGGAAGGTATGCTGGATGCCGCAGTAGTGCGTTGGATTCGACCTTGGACAATGATCTCTTGGGGCTTTCTTACCGCAGGGATTATTCTCGGTGCATGGTGGGCGTATTATGAACTGGGCTGGGGCGGCTGGTGGTTCTGGGATCCGGTTGAAAACGCTTCGTTAATGCCGTGGCTATTGGGAACCGCATTAGTGCATAGCTTGGTTGTGAGCGAGCAGCGCGGTATTTTTAACTATTGGACGATTTTACTGGCGATTTTTGCTTTTGCATTGAGCTTACTCGGGACTTTTATCGTGCGTTCCGGCGTACTCACTTCGGTACATGCGTTTGCAGTTGATCCGGATAGAGGAATGGCACTGCTTATTCTGTTTTTCAGTTTAAGTTTTATTGCGTTAGCCTTGTTCGCTTTTAGAGTGAATTTGTGGCAGGGCGAAGTGCGTTTCCAACCGCTATCCAAAGAAACCGCTTTATTATTAGTAAACGGCTTATTGAGCGTAGCGACTTCGGTTGTCCTACTCGGGACTTTTTACCCGATGATTTTTACGGCGATGAATTGGGGCTCGATTTCGGTTGGCGCACCTTATTTCAATAATGTTTTTGCACCGTTGGCATTATTATTAATGACGGTAATGGGATTTGCCGTCGTATTGCGTTGGAAGCAAATTCCGTCAAAACAAATTCTGATGAAATTATGGCTGTTACCGGTAGCGGTAGGATTGAGTTTCCTATTGATTCAACAAACGATTTCGCAAACAAAGTTGTATCAATTTGGCGTCTTACCGACGGTATTCGTCAGCCTTGCCGTTTGGATTATTCTGACGCATTTGCCTTATTCGGCGAAATTTCTGAAAATCCGACCGCTTGCTATGCGTTTGGCGCATATCGGTTTTGCGATTTGTGTTATCGGTGCCATGATGAACAGTTATTACGGCGATGAAATCGGCGTACGTTTAAAACCGCAGCAACAGGCGGATCTTGCCGGGTTTACCTTTAAATATGAAGATTATCAGGACGGTATCGGTGCGAACTACACGTCCGAAAATGCGCTATTTAGCATAAGCAAAGCGGGAAAAACGCTTGCGACGGTAGTGGCGGAGCGCCGCTATTACGATATTCGCACCATGACGATGTCGGAAGTCGGGCTTTATCATCACGGCTTGGACGATATTTATATTGTGATGGGCGATAAGTTCGGCAATTTGGAATATGCTTTCCGTTTGCATTATAAGCCTTATGTCGGCGCACTATGGCTTGGCGGTATTATTATGGTGATAGCTTCCATACTTGCCTTATTCGGTTATCGTCGAAAATCGGATATTACAGCGGATAAATAATATGAAAAAAACCTTTTTATTTTTACCTTTATTATTGTTGATTGCACTGGTAGCGTTTTTAACCGTGCCGTTAATGAATAAGGATGCCCTTTCGCCGACCGAAGATTGGCGAGATAAACCTTTTCCGGAATTTGTCGGTAAAAATTTACTCGATCATAATGCGCATATTAATAATAACAGTTTGCCGAAAGAGCCTTATATTTTAAACGTGTGGGCAAGTTGGTGTATTTGGTGTATTAAAGAATTTCCGATTTTACTCAAATTGAAAGAACAAGGCGTGCCGATTGTCGGGCTTACCTATTCCGATCAACCGAAGGATGCGCGCGAAGCCTTGGTTCGTTGGGGTAATCCGTTCGATTTGGTTATTGATGATTATGAAAAAGGGTTTCTAATTCAGACGCTGAAAGTTTCGTCCGCACCTTCCAGTTATTTAATTGATAAACACGGTGTGGTACGTTACCAACAAAAAGGATATAACCCGGATTTCGAGCAGGATTTTCTCCCTCGTTTAAAAGCGTTACAAGAGGAAAAATAATGACGAAACTATTGCAAAAAATCGCGTTTATTTTACCGCTTGTCTTCAGTTTGGTTGCTAAAGCGGAAATGGTGGATACTTTTCAGTTTCAGAACGAAACCGATCGTGTGCGAGCGGTCGCTTTGGCAAAATCTTTGCGTTGTCCGCAGTGCCAAAACCAAAATTTAGTCGAATCGAACGCAACCACGGCGTATAAACTGCGTTTAGAAGTGTA includes:
- the dxs gene encoding 1-deoxy-D-xylulose-5-phosphate synthase; the encoded protein is MQNKYPLLSQINSPEDLRLLAKEQLQPVADELRAYLLESVSQTSGHLASGLGVVELTVALHYVYQTPFDQLIWDVGHQAYPHKILTGRRDQMHTIRQKNGIHPFPWREESLYDVLSVGHSSTSISAGVGIAVAAEKENAGRKTVCVIGDGAITAGMAFEAMNHAGALHTDMLVILNDNEMSISENVGALNNHLARIFSGSIYTTVRDGSKKVLDKVPTIKNFMKKSEEHMKGVISPESTLFEELGFNYIGPIDGHNIDELVKTLSNMRELKGPQFLHIRTKKGKGYEPAENDPIGYHGVPKFDPTCGQLPKSKTIPTYSDIFGNWLCEMAEQDSKLIGITPAMREGSGMVEFSKRFPEQYFDVAIAEQHAVTFGTGLAIAGYKPVVAIYSSFLQRAYDQLIHDVAIQNLPVIFAIDRAGIVGADGQTHQGAFDVSFMRCIPNMTIMCPSDENEMRQMLYTAYRMNTPTAVRYPRGNAQGVALAPMQALEVGKGKLIQQGQKVAILNFGPLLNEARIVAEKYNYTLADMRFVKPLDEQLVAELADSHELLVTLEENAIQGGAGSAVNEYLQKIGKIRPLVMLGIPDFFVPQATQAESYADLGLDAAGIEQRIQAVVNQ
- the fabB gene encoding beta-ketoacyl-ACP synthase I; this translates as MKRVVITGLGVISSIGNNKEEVLASLKEGKSGIEFVPEFAEVGMRSQVAGTIKLNPAELIDRKVYRFMGDAAAYAYLSMKEAIEDSGLSEDQVSNDRTGLVIGAGTGSAHSQLVACDAVRGPRGVKAVGPYAVTKTMASSVSACLATPYKIRGVNYSISSACATSAHCIGHAMELIQLGKQDVVFAGGAEELSWECATEFDAMGAVSTKYNDNPTKASRAYDANRDGFVIAGGGAVVVVEELEHALARGAKIYAEIVGYGATSDGYDMVAPSGEGAERCMKQALATVNGEVEYINVHGTSTPVGDVKELGAIKNVFGDKSPAISSTKSMTGHSLGAAGAHEAIYSLLMLENGFIAPSINIETLDEQAEGLNIVTERQDKALTTVMSNSFGFGGTNACLVFQKYNG
- a CDS encoding class I adenylate cyclase; protein product: MKTLQLSTNTVNHHLPDTSFSKKIDWASHLSWGISRVDALDHFRTQRALAANSPQFQHVFSLLPLLIHTNLPELPAYIKNAPSGIAAFELSEYQANYLSELSLSHLAIRNSADLVAFDGLYSMGSTGTITQTSLSDIDLWLCYSDRLNALEYQLVEQKLDKIKQWAKRLGVDISFYLMNPAHFKAHLYHSDVNEEHSGSAQHYFLLDEFYRSAIRLAGKRLLWLHLPDGLYRQYLSSAEFNPAEWIDFGDFSSLSTGEFFGASLWQLYKGIEYPYKSAIKILLLESYADTYPNTNLISKQFKQKLLAVQTVEYHFDPYLAMLEQVTDYLSKRKEMLRLSRLRMCFYVKASEGESRETWRTQALRELIEGWNWNLQELNLLDNRQNWKIKQAVTHQQIIVEQLLQSYRNLIQFARKFHIDPSILASDIDILMRKLYSVFEMAPGKVPLINPQISENLAESAVTFIEVREGSAMQAGWYMINQAPRSPYDPALRYVRQAKNLTKLVAWGYFNGVITSNTQLHLVSRSLDLSRLRQFITDLRLSFPVKAPEMIDDDLLHPNEIRSLILAINLVKDPTQKLEPTRRAVQPSDLFNFGSAQQSLVGSVSIIYRNLWNEIRTQHFEGDDAILKALKLISNKIYRSSASPQSVNVFCYSRHLRSELRDFIAELVHKCITIQTGTISQKQPLSTLKVAGKMWQFVFGKQKVEIQPLNEQAVEFNQEIANLQDEAGMRAKSNCVFPKEIDEFASEGFLQFFFEDNADESFNVYILDEKNTLEVCHDCFCSKEEKVKEINRIHAAENSKENASLESFNFPQFYQLISLNSKTRIVPFQSKQHRQYLRQVQQG
- a CDS encoding monovalent cation:proton antiporter-2 (CPA2) family protein → MVIDISHLDNPELAKIVALLATSITIVPLFKRIGLGSVLGYLVAGCLIGPSVLGLIQDPQAVVHLAELGVVMFLFIIGLEMHPELLWSMRKAIFGRGFLQVATCGVLLTLTGIYILGLTKEVAFIASAGFTLSSTAIVMQVLEDKGIASTQKGQRIVSTLLFEDLAIVPLLATIAFLAPEQANEEKTSSLTSIGIAIVGIIILVVGSKWVMNPLFRMISKAKVREMMTAAALLVVLGAALLMEMSGLSMAMGAFVAGVVLSESSFRHQLEADIEPFRGLLLGLFFMGVGMSLDLNFVFNDLIWLLSIVAVCVLGKAFGVYIIALITRLPHREALMRTSIMSHGGEFAFVLFSAAAAAGLLDQDQQATFTAAVIVSMLISPLVMLLMQRMIARKASAEAPNMMEIEVAEDLENSVIVIGFGRFSQIVCQALLARGITVTVIDSSTDRIRAAATFGFKVYYGDGTRLDVLRASGLEKADCVVLGINNPARSALIVEQIKNEYPLTPVFARTYDRHSAIELTKLHVDFQIRETLESALVLSKAAMMKLGVDEVEATEIVENVRLLDRERFKEELIYGTSAELIRKYFTPKPFVKPQQEAEALNEDAAEILAEEAVESNAESKEK
- the nrfE gene encoding heme lyase NrfEFG subunit NrfE, producing the protein MLPELGYFALIFAAVAAVCQVGLSLWGEITKKTDFLRYNTLLSSLQTVGCLSSFGILAYAFLSDDFSVIYVAQHSNSQLPDFFKFAATWGGHEGSMLFWLTALTLWTSVFCIFSDKSDRLFNQRTLAVLGLISLGFMLFILLVSNPFERSFPPPPEGRDLNPMLQDVGLIFHPPLLYLGYVGFAVSFAMVVAALMEGMLDAAVVRWIRPWTMISWGFLTAGIILGAWWAYYELGWGGWWFWDPVENASLMPWLLGTALVHSLVVSEQRGIFNYWTILLAIFAFALSLLGTFIVRSGVLTSVHAFAVDPDRGMALLILFFSLSFIALALFAFRVNLWQGEVRFQPLSKETALLLVNGLLSVATSVVLLGTFYPMIFTAMNWGSISVGAPYFNNVFAPLALLLMTVMGFAVVLRWKQIPSKQILMKLWLLPVAVGLSFLLIQQTISQTKLYQFGVLPTVFVSLAVWIILTHLPYSAKFLKIRPLAMRLAHIGFAICVIGAMMNSYYGDEIGVRLKPQQQADLAGFTFKYEDYQDGIGANYTSENALFSISKAGKTLATVVAERRYYDIRTMTMSEVGLYHHGLDDIYIVMGDKFGNLEYAFRLHYKPYVGALWLGGIIMVIASILALFGYRRKSDITADK
- a CDS encoding redoxin family protein produces the protein MKKTFLFLPLLLLIALVAFLTVPLMNKDALSPTEDWRDKPFPEFVGKNLLDHNAHINNNSLPKEPYILNVWASWCIWCIKEFPILLKLKEQGVPIVGLTYSDQPKDAREALVRWGNPFDLVIDDYEKGFLIQTLKVSSAPSSYLIDKHGVVRYQQKGYNPDFEQDFLPRLKALQEEK
- the nrfF gene encoding heme lyase NrfEFG subunit NrfF yields the protein MTKLLQKIAFILPLVFSLVAKAEMVDTFQFQNETDRVRAVALAKSLRCPQCQNQNLVESNATTAYKLRLEVYEMVNQGKTDEEIIKIMTERFGHFVNYKPPFNAQTWLLWGMPVGLFLILFGAIVWRTKKRK